From the Procambarus clarkii isolate CNS0578487 chromosome 70, FALCON_Pclarkii_2.0, whole genome shotgun sequence genome, one window contains:
- the LOC123744894 gene encoding uncharacterized protein isoform X2 has product MPMRRWSSGKGMNTQMHNEYSAEPFLPSDFVSSASNIVTIDADKQRNLLMPFRQTGYEDTRQPPSSAGELMVNFSREERLAMYEYSLQNASSVAVPPEILPLETLAPVDNQPKGLSELELKQALRDFKRRRQAYRTKVSTKNKSQTQVTREIIHNMMVILGAEELDTETPKYSVASVNLLEHNCSQKNIEVKNNFAAESKFMPRDKNETNNIRSSAEKDTKSNRPNELKFGWRDHENHKCRSKRWKHEKHYDILCNSHLKNHFTCEKEYEKESQKWSKNERSRKHEAMFNKDNCTDKKYLPRGKKYKIGVGKCEKAYKAVACRYNDNEKNEKYSDKHSYERFENEINIHSAEHDASVKAFDKLHDCKFKIRKDRSFKKDTTKMIKNSLGEEFEDIVKVEYNKDGKISTLESNSNYSQKDDIARSSKQHKDKRHKRKKEKSKHTHTKKRKLSLSDSNECN; this is encoded by the exons ATGCAGACAAGCAAAGAAATCTACTAATGCCATTCAGACAGACAG GTTATGAAGACACTCGCCAGCCTCCATCATCTGCAGGGGAGCTGATGGTCAATTTCTCAAGAGAGGAGCGGTTGGCCATGTATGAATATTCTTTACAAAATGCTTCATCAGTGGCAGTACCACCAGAAATTCTTCCACTG GAAACATTAGCTCCTGTAGATAATCAACCAAAAGGACTGTCAGAGCTAGAGCTAAAACAGGCATTGCGAGACTTCAAACGTCGCCGCCAAGCTTACAGAACAAAGGTCTCTACAAAGAACAAAAGTCAAACCCag GTTACTCGAGAAATTATCCACAACATGATGGTTATTCTTGGTGCAGAAGAATTGGACACTGAAACTCCCAAATATTCTGTTGCCTCAGTAAATTTGCTTGAACATAATTGTAGTCAGAAAAATATCGAAGTCAAAAACAATTTTGCAGCAGAGTCAAAGTTTATGCCCAGAGATAAAAATGAAACCAACAACATTAGGTCTAGTGCAGAAAAAGATACAAAATCTAACAGGCCAAATGAATTAAAATTTGGATGGAGAGACCATGAAAATCATAAGTGTAGAAGCAAAAGATGGAAGCATGAAAAACACTATGATATACTATGTAATAGCCACCTAAAAAATCACTTTACATGTGAAAAGGAATATGAAAAAGAGAGCCAAAAATGGAGTAAAAATGAAAGAAGTAGGAAGCATGAAGCAATGTTTAACAAAGATAATTGTACAGACAAAAAATATCTACCAAGAggtaaaaaatataaaattggAGTGGGAAAATGTGAGAAAGCATATAAGGCAGTAGCATGTAGATACAATgataatgaaaaaaatgaaaaatatagtGATAAACATAGTTATGAAAGATTTGAGAATGAAATAAATATACATAGTGCAGAACATGATGCATCAGTCAAAGCATTTGATAAATTACACGACTGTAAATTTAAAATCAGGAAGGATAGGAGTTTCAAAAAGGATACAACAAAAATGATAAAGAATAGTTTGGGTGAAGAATTTGAAGACATTGTAAAGGTAGAATATAATAAAGATGGAAAAATTTCAACTCTTGAATCAAACAGCAATTATAGTCAGAAAGATGATATAGCAAGGTCTTCAAAGCAACATAAAGATAAAAGAcataagagaaagaaagagaaaagtaaacacacacacacaaaaaaaaggaAACTTTCCCTGTCTGACAGCAATGAGTGTAATTAA